In Bradyrhizobium guangdongense, the sequence GCGTTTCGGCCGCACCGCAGACGCCGGTGCGGCGCATCTTCGCGTTGAGCACGATCGACTTCGCCATGGCGAGATCGGCACTTGCATCGACATAGACGTGATTGACGCCTTCGAGATGTGCGAACACAGGCACGCGCGCTTCCTGCTCGACGCGCGCGACCAGGCTCTTGCCGCCGCGCGGCACGATCACGTCGATCGAGCCGTTCAACCCTGACAGCATCATGCCGACCGCCGCGCGGTCGCGCGTCGGCACCAGCGTGATGGCGGCTTCAGGCAGGCCGGCTTCGCGCAGGCCCTGCACCAGGCATTCATGGATGGCGCGGCACGAGCGAAAGCTGTCCGAGCCGCCGCGCAGGATCACGGCGTTGCCGGACTTGAGACAGAGCACGCCTGCATCCGCGGCGACATTGGGCCGGCTCTCGAAGATCACGCCGACGACGCCGAGCGGCACGCGCACGCGCTCGATGGTCATGCCGTTCGGCCGCTGCCAGCTCTCGGTGACGATGCCGACGGGATCGGCGATGCCGCGCACGATGGCGATGCCTTCGGCCATGCCTTCGACCCGCGCGGGCGTCAGCGTCAGGCGGTCGAGGAAAGCGGAAGTCGCATTGCCGGAGGCGCGGGCCTCCGCGACGTCCTCGGCATTGGCGGCCAGGATCGCGGCTGCATTGCTGCGGATCGCCCGCTCCATGGCATCCAGCGCCCGGTTCTTTTGCTCCGGGGGCGCCAGCGCCAGCACGCGCGCGGCGGCGCGGGCACGGGTTCCGAGATCGGACATCAGCGCCTGAAGATCGGCATTGCCGTCGACGGCTTTGAGGGGGGCGGCCATGGGGTCAAACCTTCTGCTAAGGCGGTGTCCTAGCACGGAAATCCCGCGTCTGCGAAGGGCGGGAAAGGTATGGCAGGGCTTCGGAAGTCCGGAGATCGGCCACTGGCCCACCTCCGGCGTCAAGGCCGGGCTGGACCCGGCCTCCCTTGGCTTGGACAAGCGCGGGCCTGACGAAAAGCCTTACCCGCCCACCACCAGATCGTCGCGATGAATCATCTCCGACCGGCCGCTGATGCCGAGGATCGTCATCACGTCGGGTGAGGAGCGGCCCTTGATCCGTTCGGCGACCTCGGCGTCATAGGCGATCAGGCCGCGGCCGACTTCGCTGGTGTCGGGGCCGCGCACGATCACGGCGTCGCCGCGGGTGAATTGGCCCTCGACCTTGATGACGCCGGCGGGCAGCAGGCTGGCGCCGGCGCGCAGCGCCCTCACCGCGCCGGCGTCGATGGTCAGCGTGCCCTTCGGCTCCAGCGTGCCCGCGATCCAGCGTTTTCGCGACGTGATGGGATTGGCGGGCGTCAGGAACCAGGTGCAGCGGCCGCCGTCGGCGATCGCCTGAAGCGGATGCTCGATCTTGCCTGACGCAATCAGCATATGCGTGCCGCCTGTCGTGGCGATCTTGGCGGCTTCGACCTTGGTGCGCATGCCGCCGCGTGACAGCTCGGACTCGGCGTCCCCCGCCACAGCCTCGATCTCGGAGGAGATGCTCTCCACCACCGGAATGAGCTTTGCGTTCGGATTGCTCTTCGGCGGCGCGTCGTAGAGCCCGTCGATGTCGGAGAGCAGCACCAGCAGATCGGCGCTCGCCATGGTGGCGACGCGCGCGGCGAGGCGGTCATTGTCGCCGTAGCGGATCTCGGTGGTGGCGACCGTGTCATTCTCGTTGATCACGGGGATCGCGCGCCATTCCAGCAGCTTGCCGATGGTCGAGCGGGCGTTGAGGTAGCGGCGGCGCTCCTCGGTGTCCTGCAGCGTCACGAGGATTTGCCCGGCGCCGATGTCGTGCGCCCCGAGTACCTCCGACCAGATTCGCGCCAGCGCGATCTGGCCGACGGCGGCGGCGGCCTGGCTCTCCTCCAGCTTCAGCGGACCGCGCGGCAGCTTGAGCCGGCTGCGGCCGAGCGCGATCGAGCCCGACGACACCACGAGGATGTCGCGGCCCTCCTTGTGCAGCCTGGCCATGTCGTCGGCGAGTGCGGCCAGCCAGGAGGCGCGCACCTCGCCTTTGTCGGAATCGACCAGCAGCGCGGAGCCGACCTTGACGACGATGCGGCGGAATTGACTGAGTTCGGGGCTGGCCATGTGCGGATGTGTCGGCGCTACGGGACGAATTGCTCTGCG encodes:
- a CDS encoding glutamate-5-semialdehyde dehydrogenase; amino-acid sequence: MAAPLKAVDGNADLQALMSDLGTRARAAARVLALAPPEQKNRALDAMERAIRSNAAAILAANAEDVAEARASGNATSAFLDRLTLTPARVEGMAEGIAIVRGIADPVGIVTESWQRPNGMTIERVRVPLGVVGVIFESRPNVAADAGVLCLKSGNAVILRGGSDSFRSCRAIHECLVQGLREAGLPEAAITLVPTRDRAAVGMMLSGLNGSIDVIVPRGGKSLVARVEQEARVPVFAHLEGVNHVYVDASADLAMAKSIVLNAKMRRTGVCGAAETLLVDRAAVGKTLKPLVEMLLEAGCEVRGDDTVQGTDARVKPASEDDWDTEYLDAIIAAKVVDGVDGAIAHIQDHGSHHTDAIVSTDEAAANKFLSEVDSAIVLHNASTQFADGGEFGFGAEIGIATGRFHARGPVGAEQLTSFKYRVHGTGQTRP
- the proB gene encoding glutamate 5-kinase, with translation MASPELSQFRRIVVKVGSALLVDSDKGEVRASWLAALADDMARLHKEGRDILVVSSGSIALGRSRLKLPRGPLKLEESQAAAAVGQIALARIWSEVLGAHDIGAGQILVTLQDTEERRRYLNARSTIGKLLEWRAIPVINENDTVATTEIRYGDNDRLAARVATMASADLLVLLSDIDGLYDAPPKSNPNAKLIPVVESISSEIEAVAGDAESELSRGGMRTKVEAAKIATTGGTHMLIASGKIEHPLQAIADGGRCTWFLTPANPITSRKRWIAGTLEPKGTLTIDAGAVRALRAGASLLPAGVIKVEGQFTRGDAVIVRGPDTSEVGRGLIAYDAEVAERIKGRSSPDVMTILGISGRSEMIHRDDLVVGG